One Thunnus albacares chromosome 12, fThuAlb1.1, whole genome shotgun sequence genomic region harbors:
- the LOC122994351 gene encoding chemokine XC receptor 1-like, with translation MAFNSDDYGYAVHYNNSESGFVAHHDEMKSAFHLFSVACCILTFCLSMPGNGFLLWVLLRERAWKTTSDILHVQLTISDLCFTMTLPFWVHTLLHPWIFGDWACKVIVGAFSLGFSSYILFLTAMTLYHYVVVVHTSCLSAYHPRKFSVLVASIVIWLFCAAVSMMESMYSGARDDKLGEIECLYGSHMSFSMVLFAIYIEIVLFVIPLSIITFCYVHMWITIKQCRLSRHHRASRLTLGIAVGFFLCLAPYTIVIFIISLEMLGVLDITANWSQAMHNGLYLIDTLPYFRCCLNPLFYIFGAQRFRRYLPMPCNISSQRRGGSQSQLSLMTDTSVTQQASV, from the coding sequence ATGGCCTTTAACAGTGACGACTATGGCTATGCAGTCCACTATAACAACAGTGAAAGCGGCTTTGTGGCACATCATGATGAGATGAAATCAGCCTTTCATCTGTTCTCTGTTGCATGCTGCATCCTTACCTTCTGCCTCAGCATGCCTGGGAATGGCTTCCTCTTGTGGGTCCTTCTGAGGGAACGAGCTTGGAAGACCACGTCTGACATCTTGCATGTTCAACTCACAATTTCTGACCTTTGCTTCACTATGACCTTGCCTTTTTGGGTCCACACTCTACTCCATCCCTGGATCTTTGGAGACTGGGCATGTAAAGTCATAGTGGGAGCTTTTTCCCTGGGATTCAGCAGCTACATCCTGTTCCTCACTGCCATGACGCTGTATCATTATGTTGTCGTGGTCCACACTTCGTGTCTGTCTGCTTACCACCCAAGAAAATTCAGTGTTCTTGTTGCTAGCATTGTGATATGGCTGTTTTGTGCTGCTGTAAGCATGATGGAATCAATGTATAGTGGCGCCAGAGATGACAAATTAGGTGAAATAGAGTGTTTATATGGTTCACATATGTCATTTTCTATGGTGCTCTTTGCCATCTACATTGAAATTGTTCTCTTTGTCATACCCCTCAGTATCATTACATTCTGCTATGTGCACATGTGGATAACTATCAAGCAGTGCAGGTTAAGCAGACATCACCGGGCTTCAAGGCTGACACTAGGAATAGCTGTTggttttttcctttgtttggCTCCATATACTATTGTGATCTTTATAATCTCCCTGGAGATGCTGGGTGTACTGGACATCACAGCTAATTGGAGCCAGGCAATGCATAATGGGCTGTACTTAATTGACACACTGCCTTACTTCCGCTGCTGCCTGAACCCACTGTTCTATATATTTGGAGCACAAAGGTTTAGGAGATATCTGCCCATGCCATGTAACATTTCATCCCAAAGAAGAGGTGGGAGTCAGAGTCAGTTGAGTTTAATGACAGACACCTCTGTGACCCAACAAGCCTCCGTGTGA
- the LOC122994350 gene encoding chemokine XC receptor 1-like isoform X2 — protein MATNKDFTVTATTSAISPDIPTDYYDNNYGDEMCDATSIMEFGAIFCPVFFSIVVILSLLGNILVIVILAKYENLKSLNNAFILNLAVSDLIFTAGLPFWAYYHMMHEWTLGEPACKIVVFVFYIGYYSSGILLILMTAHRYVAVMNPLSNIVSTKGFYSVLASVIVWAILCRLLRPTAQRRRNKTLKLIFTLVVVFFVTWAPFNIATFLYSLYRWQPPLITNSCDNYKALQYALYIGRIFAYSHCCLNPVFYVFVGIKFKNHLKEMLKSWGRKNTSFHNRQSRLTITSLTSGEEFSM, from the exons ATGGCCACAAATAAAGATTTTACAGTCACTGCTACTACAAGCGCCATCTCCCCTGACATACCCACAGACTATTATGATAATAACTATGGAGATGAAATGTGCGACGCAACAAGCATCATGGAGTTTGGAGCAATCTTCTGTCCGGTGTTCTTCTCCATTGTGGTGATCCTCAGTCTGCTCGGCAACATCTTGGTCATTGTGATTTTGGCCAAGTATGAGAATCTTAAATCCCTCAACAATGCTTTCATCCTGAACCTGGCTGTGTCAGATCTCATCTTCACCGCAGGTCTGCCCTTTTGGGCCTACTACCACATGATGCACGAATGGACTTTAGGGGAGCCTGCATGCAAAATAGTCGTCTTTGTCTTCTACATTGGGTACTACAGCAGTGGTATCCTCCTCATCCTGATGACTGCTCACCGTTATGTAGCTGTCATGAATCCTCTGTCTAACATTGTGTCTACCAAAGGCTTCTACAGTGTCCTAGCATCTGTCATCGTTTGGGCA ATTTTGTGCAGGCTGCTGCGTCCTACTGCCCAAAGAAGAAGGAACAAAACCctaaaactcatttttactCTCGTGGTCGTTTTCTTTGTAACCTGGGCGCCTTTCAATATAGCAACATTTCTATACTCATTGTATCGGTGGCAACCACCACTTATCACTAACAGCTGTGATAACTACAAAGCACTGCAGTATGCCCTTTATATTGGCAGAATTTTTGCCTACTCACACTGCTGCCTTAAccctgtgttttatgtgtttgtcgGGATTAAATTTAAAAACCACTTGAAGGAAATGCTGAAGAGCTGGGGTCGCAAAAACACCAGCTTCCACAATAGACAAAGCCGACTCACAATCACATCTCTAACTAGTGGTGAAGAGTTCTCCATGTAG
- the LOC122994350 gene encoding chemokine XC receptor 1-like isoform X1, whose translation MATNKDFTVTATTSAISPDIPTDYYDNNYGDEMCDATSIMEFGAIFCPVFFSIVVILSLLGNILVIVILAKYENLKSLNNAFILNLAVSDLIFTAGLPFWAYYHMMHEWTLGEPACKIVVFVFYIGYYSSGILLILMTAHRYVAVMNPLSNIVSTKGFYSVLASVIVWAVSILVASPASIFTNDADQNHCQSWHPSVIYEQNTLFIVSSVVFIFCYSQILCRLLRPTAQRRRNKTLKLIFTLVVVFFVTWAPFNIATFLYSLYRWQPPLITNSCDNYKALQYALYIGRIFAYSHCCLNPVFYVFVGIKFKNHLKEMLKSWGRKNTSFHNRQSRLTITSLTSGEEFSM comes from the coding sequence ATGGCCACAAATAAAGATTTTACAGTCACTGCTACTACAAGCGCCATCTCCCCTGACATACCCACAGACTATTATGATAATAACTATGGAGATGAAATGTGCGACGCAACAAGCATCATGGAGTTTGGAGCAATCTTCTGTCCGGTGTTCTTCTCCATTGTGGTGATCCTCAGTCTGCTCGGCAACATCTTGGTCATTGTGATTTTGGCCAAGTATGAGAATCTTAAATCCCTCAACAATGCTTTCATCCTGAACCTGGCTGTGTCAGATCTCATCTTCACCGCAGGTCTGCCCTTTTGGGCCTACTACCACATGATGCACGAATGGACTTTAGGGGAGCCTGCATGCAAAATAGTCGTCTTTGTCTTCTACATTGGGTACTACAGCAGTGGTATCCTCCTCATCCTGATGACTGCTCACCGTTATGTAGCTGTCATGAATCCTCTGTCTAACATTGTGTCTACCAAAGGCTTCTACAGTGTCCTAGCATCTGTCATCGTTTGGGCAGTGAGTATCTTGGTTGCCAGTCCAGCCTCCATCTTTACCAATGACGCGGACCAGAATCACTGTCAATCATGGCATCCGTCGGTAATCTATGAGCAAAATACTCTCTTTATAGTGAGTTCAGTGGTATTCATTTTTTGCTATTCTCAGATTTTGTGCAGGCTGCTGCGTCCTACTGCCCAAAGAAGAAGGAACAAAACCctaaaactcatttttactCTCGTGGTCGTTTTCTTTGTAACCTGGGCGCCTTTCAATATAGCAACATTTCTATACTCATTGTATCGGTGGCAACCACCACTTATCACTAACAGCTGTGATAACTACAAAGCACTGCAGTATGCCCTTTATATTGGCAGAATTTTTGCCTACTCACACTGCTGCCTTAAccctgtgttttatgtgtttgtcgGGATTAAATTTAAAAACCACTTGAAGGAAATGCTGAAGAGCTGGGGTCGCAAAAACACCAGCTTCCACAATAGACAAAGCCGACTCACAATCACATCTCTAACTAGTGGTGAAGAGTTCTCCATGTAG
- the LOC122994352 gene encoding chemokine XC receptor 1-like gives MANNSTVRGGGLDYGDEVVYLCDDDLSHFATISAAFFILIFIFSVTGNSLLLCVVFRYEDLKNVTNLFVLNLACSDLVFTVTLPFWAIYQLHYWMFGDFACKFLTAAYFAGYYSSIILLTAMTVDRFITVVLNNWPSKPVKRTRCAVGACVAAWVISIAASVSDVLNVSEQQDPHRCEALLESSDINLSYYLQVSLLFFVPFAIIIFCYSAILKTVLQASNRKRYRTVVVVLCIVAVFFICWGPYNLFLFVETLYEPNTECYAIKQSEIAYTIFRILAYSHCCMNPLLYMLSQKLRRHLMHILHCDNVKRRNRERATGNSAITPQNSAVMLELQIK, from the coding sequence ATGGCGAACAACTCCACAGTGAGAGGTGGAGGTCTGGACTACGGTGACGAAGTGGTATATTTGTGTGATGATGATTTAAGTCACTTTGCAACCATCAGTGCTGCCTTCTTCATTTTGATCTTCATCTTCAGTGTCACAGGCAACAGTCTCCTCTTATGTGTTGTTTTCCGCTACGAGGActtgaaaaatgtcacaaatctGTTTGTCCTGAACCTGGCCTGCTCAGATTTGGTCTTCACCGTCACCCTTCCATTCTGGGCTATCTATCAGCTGCACTACTGGATGTTTGGTGACTTTGCCTGCAAATTTCTGACTGCAGCTTACTTTGCTGGTTATTACAGTAGCATCATTTTACTGACTGCCATGACTGTGGATCGTTTCATAACAGTGGTGTTGAACAACTGGCCGAGCAAACCTGTAAAAAGGACAAGGTGTGCAGTGGGTGCCTGTGTAGCTGCTTGGGTCATCAGCATCGCTGCATCCGTGAGTGATGTTCTCAATGTGAGTGAGCAGCAGGACCCCCACAGGTGTGAGGCTCTCCTTGAGAGTTCTGATATTAACCTGAGCTATTATCTCCAAGTGTCACTGCTCTTCTTCGTCCCATTTGCcatcattattttctgttattctgcCATCCTCAAAACAGTTTTGCAGGCTTCAAACAGAAAAAGGTACAGgactgtggtggtggtgttatGTATCGTTGCAGTCTTCTTTATCTGCTGGGGACCTTacaatttgtttctttttgttgaaACTTTGTATGAACCAAATACAGAATGTTATGCAATCAAACAGTCCGAGATCGCCTATACCATTTTTCGTATACTTGCTTATTCTCACTGCTGTATGAACCCTCTGCTCTACATGCTCTCACAAAAGTTGCGAAGACATCTGATGCatattttacattgtgataATGTCAAGAGGAGGAACAGGGAGAGAGCTACTGGCAATTCAGCTATTACACCACAAAACTCTGCTGTTATGCTGGAGTTACAAATCAAATAG